The Fuscovulum sp. sequence AATCATTAAAATTTACAGCGTTTGTATAGGTCACAACAGCCATAACTGGCACCCCCTAAACTCATTACATTATCAACCAAAGCTTACTCATGCTCGTTGAGTCTGCCAAGCTTCCTCCCACGTCTCTTAACCGCTGCCTTGCATAAGCCCGATCAAGCCCCGCCCGCACAAAACGAAAGGGGCGGCCCAGTAGACCGCCCCAAACCCCGGATCATGCCGGCATCAGAACAGATCGAAATCCGCCGCTGTCAGGCTGTCCACACCGACCAGCGTCGCCACCAGCACCGCCGCCGCGCCGCCGATGCCATCGGCATCCCAGAACAACCGGTCTGTCGCCGTGTTGAAGAAGAACCAAGATTCCCCCGTTCCGCCCGCCGTTGTGCCGTTGCGGAACCGCACCGTGCCGTCCATCCCGGCAAAATCCTCAAAGGCAAAGGCCAGCGAGTCGATGCCCGATCTGAAATCGGTGATCCGGTCGCCAAAGGGGTTCGACCCATCCCAACTGTCAAAGACAAACACGTCGGACCCCGTACCGCCGGTCAGGGTATCCACGTCCGCCCCACCGTTCAGCGTATCATTGCCGCCACCGCCCGACAGCGTGTCGTTGGCCGCATCGCCATACAGGTCATTGGCGAACCCATTGCCGGTAAACGAATCGGCCAGCTGGGTGCCCCACAGGTTTTCGATGCTGACCAGCGTCTCGCGGTTGCCGAACCCGTCATTCTGCACCTGCTCGGTGGCAAAGGAGAGGTTGACGTTGGCCCCGTTGAACACCTCATCGTCCAAGAAATCGACGGTATCCCGCCCCGACCCACCGTTGATGGCATCCACCCCGTCAAAGCCGCGGAAGATGTTGTCCTGCGAATTGCCGACAATCGTATCACTGCGGGCAGAGCCCCAGACGTTTTCGATGTTCAACAGCCGGTCCGTATTGCCCCAGCCATCCGTGGCGGTCCCGGTGGTCAGGTTCACGTTCACCGCTCCGGTCCCGCCCCAGCGCGCGTCCCGGTCATAGCGGACCGTATCCGCACCGCCGC is a genomic window containing:
- a CDS encoding calcium-binding protein, whose amino-acid sequence is MPVVTFTNASNSDDYYLPELFEFDSQDPAFDPDISTSPTQVVLTMPREPGTVTISATGTGFTYFTDPITGDPGGPLSGIVDTVTLSVDGQVWMTITGLSVELTDLDHFMFGWFNRGDYRPGNGFDLFSLFLAGDDTINGSDNGDDIIGGRNTGNDLINAGAGYDFIKADAGNDTIFGGADEDVYSFSETFWDGAAYRGANVNLATGRALDSWGGTDTLSSIERLEGSRMSDRFTGSDAEEEFAGLRGNDTINGGGGADTVRYDRDARWGGTGAVNVNLTTGTATDGWGNTDRLLNIENVWGSARSDTIVGNSQDNIFRGFDGVDAINGGSGRDTVDFLDDEVFNGANVNLSFATEQVQNDGFGNRETLVSIENLWGTQLADSFTGNGFANDLYGDAANDTLSGGGGNDTLNGGADVDTLTGGTGSDVFVFDSWDGSNPFGDRITDFRSGIDSLAFAFEDFAGMDGTVRFRNGTTAGGTGESWFFFNTATDRLFWDADGIGGAAAVLVATLVGVDSLTAADFDLF